One genomic window of Metopolophium dirhodum isolate CAU chromosome 4, ASM1992520v1, whole genome shotgun sequence includes the following:
- the LOC132943608 gene encoding 52 kDa repressor of the inhibitor of the protein kinase-like yields the protein MSAFVMVLLSLKEKLTYPLSNDKNEVEPETYFRITICIPFIDAFIQQLEDRFLEHRNVFNGFQCLFSYDSDDTLVEFDELVKFYFPDSDIDTVRAELQMWNVKLKRLNIQPKTGLDALKYCSELIYPNLSKLFRIFCTLPVSTATPERMFSCLKRLKTYLRNTMKEERLNGLTLMAVHRNIPISAEEVIDELTKKKRKLNFVL from the exons TATCCATTAtcaaatgataaaaatgaaGTTGAACCGGAAACCTATTTTCGAATAACTATATGTATTCCTTTCATTGATGCTTTCATACAGCAATTGGAAGACAGGTTTTTAGAACATAGAAATGTTTTTAATG GTTTTCAGTGTTTATTTTCATACGATTCAGATGATACACTAGTTGAATTTGATGAACTAGTGAAATTTTATTTCCCTGATAGTGATATTGATACTGTCAGAGCTGAGTTACAAATGTGGAATGTTAAACTCAAAAGATTGAATATACAACCTAAAACTGGATTGGATGCACTAAAATACTGCAGTGAACTTATTTATcctaatttatcaaaattatttagaatattttgtacattaccCGTGTCTACTGCTACACCTGAGAGAATGTTTTCATGTTTAAAAAGGTTAAAGACCTACTTAAGAAACACTATGAAAGAA gagCGATTAAATGGCCTCACTTTAATGGCAGTTCATAGGAACATTCCTATCAGTGCTGAAGAAGTAATTGATgaattgactaaaaaaaaaagaaaattaaattttgttctataa